The proteins below are encoded in one region of Betaproteobacteria bacterium:
- a CDS encoding integron integrase, producing the protein MELNQSSTLLGRVREVIRYKHYSIRTERTYVEWVRRFVAFHGRRHPREMGAEEVRAFLGYLAAELKVAASTHQQALSALLFLYRDVLGIDLPWLTDLDRPKKPKRTPVVLSRGEVERLLAVMEGTHALMARLLYGTGMRLMECVRLRVKDVDFERGELTVRHGKGGKDRLTVLPASAVPALQAHLARVRVLWERDEAAGRPGVQMPEALARKYPSAPKAWGWFWVFPARELSTDPRSGIERRHHTHEQALQRAIKAAVGLAGIAKPASTHTLRHSFATHLLESGYDIRTVQELLGHSDVSTTMIYTHVLNRGGRGVVSPLDAVR; encoded by the coding sequence ATGGAATTGAACCAATCATCGACTTTGCTGGGGCGCGTTCGGGAAGTGATTCGCTATAAGCACTACAGCATAAGGACAGAGCGAACTTATGTCGAGTGGGTGCGCCGTTTCGTCGCGTTTCACGGTCGTCGTCATCCACGGGAGATGGGGGCGGAGGAGGTTCGGGCGTTTCTCGGCTATCTGGCTGCCGAGTTGAAGGTGGCGGCTTCCACCCATCAGCAGGCTTTGTCGGCCTTGCTGTTTTTGTATCGTGACGTGCTGGGCATTGATCTGCCATGGCTGACTGATCTGGATCGACCCAAGAAGCCAAAGCGGACGCCTGTTGTGCTCTCTCGTGGTGAGGTTGAACGACTACTGGCGGTGATGGAGGGCACGCATGCGCTGATGGCCCGCTTGCTTTACGGAACAGGCATGCGGTTGATGGAGTGCGTGCGCTTGCGGGTCAAGGATGTGGATTTCGAGCGCGGCGAGTTGACGGTGCGTCATGGCAAGGGCGGCAAGGATCGCCTGACGGTGCTGCCGGCATCGGCGGTGCCGGCCTTGCAGGCGCATCTGGCCCGTGTTCGGGTGTTGTGGGAGCGCGACGAGGCGGCCGGGCGGCCCGGCGTGCAAATGCCGGAGGCGCTGGCGCGAAAGTATCCTTCTGCCCCCAAGGCCTGGGGCTGGTTCTGGGTGTTTCCGGCGCGTGAGTTGTCGACTGATCCGCGTAGTGGCATCGAGCGCCGCCACCACACGCACGAGCAGGCCTTGCAGCGGGCGATCAAGGCGGCGGTTGGGCTGGCTGGCATCGCCAAGCCGGCGTCGACGCATACGCTGCGTCACTCGTTTGCCACTCACTTGCTGGAATCCGGCTACGACATTCGTACGGTGCAGGAACTGCTCGGCCATTCGGATGTATCGACGACGATGATCTACACCCACGTGCTGAACCGGGGTGGGCGTGGGGTGGTGTCGCCGCTCGATGCGGTGCGCTGA
- a CDS encoding DUF2750 domain-containing protein — MSIAPAHAAAFYREVSEHQVVWAISDSGGFAAPLATDGKRAMPFWSSQSRANAIIAGVSAYAGFHPVAIDWKAFCERWVPGLTRDGLLAGINWSGPNASGFDVTPSELQRNVEALRHGRI, encoded by the coding sequence ATGTCTATTGCCCCTGCACACGCCGCTGCTTTTTATCGAGAAGTCTCCGAGCATCAGGTTGTCTGGGCCATCAGCGATTCAGGTGGCTTCGCCGCCCCTCTAGCCACTGATGGTAAACGCGCTATGCCTTTCTGGTCTTCTCAATCAAGAGCCAATGCAATTATCGCGGGCGTGTCTGCTTATGCAGGCTTTCATCCGGTGGCAATCGACTGGAAAGCCTTTTGTGAGCGCTGGGTCCCTGGGCTCACACGCGATGGCTTGCTGGCCGGTATCAATTGGTCTGGGCCAAACGCATCTGGTTTTGATGTCACCCCTTCTGAACTGCAACGCAATGTTGAAGCCCTGCGCCATGGCCGCATCTAA
- a CDS encoding HNH endonuclease: MSKYLPLAEYLSRLEQNEVRLSFSDIEKIIGSTLPRTAHDHDAWWANSRTNDSHNWAHLWLRAGWERADHNRSQQWAVFRRIEHYQFSDVKAQEGYEYDAKVILRTRNAALALKRKMMDNYTCQGCGFHLQVGESYVIEVHHLEPLSATGERETKIEKLVSLCPTCHRIAHLRSTPYSVEEIRGIRGG, from the coding sequence ATGAGCAAATACCTTCCGTTGGCCGAGTACCTCAGTAGGCTAGAACAGAACGAGGTTCGCTTGTCATTCAGCGACATCGAGAAAATCATAGGTTCTACGTTACCCAGAACTGCACACGACCACGACGCTTGGTGGGCAAATTCTAGAACCAATGACTCGCATAACTGGGCGCATTTATGGCTGCGTGCCGGGTGGGAACGAGCGGATCACAATCGCTCCCAACAATGGGCTGTCTTCCGCCGAATTGAACACTACCAATTCAGCGATGTGAAAGCACAGGAAGGATACGAGTACGACGCGAAAGTAATTCTCAGAACAAGAAATGCGGCGCTCGCGCTTAAACGAAAAATGATGGACAACTACACATGCCAAGGTTGTGGGTTTCACCTTCAAGTTGGCGAGTCTTACGTCATTGAAGTTCACCACTTGGAACCGTTATCTGCAACAGGGGAAAGAGAGACAAAAATCGAAAAATTAGTTTCGCTTTGTCCGACATGCCATCGGATTGCTCACCTCCGAAGCACGCCATACTCTGTAGAAGAAATTCGGGGTATTCGGGGTGGCTAA
- a CDS encoding nucleotidyltransferase family protein, translated as MSATFLREVSLNPANAAILARWQQLELPNAWLVAGCLFQTIWNLQSGRPPESGIKDYDLFYFDADDLSESGEQQAQAKVSTAFADLGVTIEVANQARVHHWYPGHFGRPYPELASSEDGIKRFLVLETCVGVRPGVCHAPYGLAGVYEGTLSPNPLTPYPELFAEKVASYRARWPNLGKVPSSSMAPNPSVKALPPVAGTLRDKTPRSAPYLERSAAPEHNQLSLVGSIGKSLRQALRVQNATPFRSC; from the coding sequence ATGTCCGCCACCTTTCTTCGCGAGGTCTCGCTCAATCCAGCAAACGCTGCCATTCTCGCGCGCTGGCAACAACTTGAGCTTCCGAACGCTTGGCTCGTCGCCGGGTGCTTGTTCCAGACAATATGGAATCTTCAGTCCGGCCGACCTCCTGAGTCTGGAATCAAGGACTACGACCTCTTCTACTTCGACGCCGACGATCTAAGCGAATCCGGAGAGCAGCAGGCCCAGGCGAAAGTCAGTACGGCCTTCGCGGACCTCGGAGTCACTATTGAGGTAGCCAACCAAGCACGTGTGCATCATTGGTATCCGGGCCACTTCGGTCGTCCTTACCCGGAACTCGCCTCCTCGGAAGACGGGATCAAACGCTTTCTCGTTCTTGAAACTTGCGTTGGTGTTCGTCCTGGCGTGTGCCACGCGCCATACGGCCTAGCCGGCGTCTACGAGGGAACGCTCTCACCCAATCCTCTTACACCGTACCCTGAGTTGTTCGCCGAAAAGGTAGCGAGCTACCGTGCTCGTTGGCCCAACCTCGGCAAAGTGCCGTCGTCATCAATGGCGCCTAACCCTTCGGTCAAGGCGCTCCCTCCGGTCGCTGGGACGCTGCGCGATAAAACGCCGCGCAGCGCCCCTTACCTTGAACGTTCGGCGGCACCTGAACACAATCAACTCTCCCTAGTTGGCTCAATAGGGAAATCATTGCGTCAAGCTCTCCGCGTTCAAAATGCAACTCCATTCCGTTCATGTTGA
- a CDS encoding transposase, with product MEIEKPSRRRRNHTEEFKQAMIAACCETGASVAGIALANEVNANQVRRWMRERGIEPPSRSLPARSISSKCIAEPAFVAVAIPPIVSSVPDIRIEVRRGNTAVKIEWPGQAASDCAAWLRDWLR from the coding sequence ATGGAAATTGAGAAGCCAAGCCGCCGCAGGCGGAACCATACCGAAGAGTTCAAGCAGGCAATGATCGCGGCCTGTTGTGAGACCGGGGCATCAGTCGCCGGCATTGCACTCGCCAACGAGGTGAATGCAAATCAGGTCCGTCGCTGGATGCGGGAAAGAGGCATTGAGCCACCGAGCCGCAGCCTGCCGGCACGGTCGATTTCATCGAAGTGCATTGCCGAACCGGCATTTGTGGCGGTAGCGATTCCCCCCATCGTCTCGAGCGTCCCCGACATCCGAATCGAAGTCCGGCGAGGCAACACGGCGGTGAAGATTGAATGGCCCGGACAGGCAGCGAGTGATTGTGCCGCCTGGTTGCGAGATTGGCTCCGGTGA
- the tnpB gene encoding IS66 family insertion sequence element accessory protein TnpB — protein MAPVIRVDALWLSTTPLDMRAGTETILARVVSMFGEARPHHAYLFANRRANRLKVLVHDGYGIWLANRRLNQGRFCWRHGNTSVELSRSQFDALVLGLPWERLADGGVIRIV, from the coding sequence TTGGCTCCGGTGATTCGGGTCGATGCCTTGTGGCTATCGACCACACCGCTCGACATGCGGGCAGGGACCGAGACGATCCTGGCCAGGGTCGTCTCGATGTTTGGCGAAGCCCGGCCGCACCACGCCTATCTGTTTGCCAATCGCCGAGCTAACCGGCTCAAGGTGCTGGTCCATGATGGCTACGGCATCTGGCTAGCGAACCGTCGGCTCAATCAGGGGCGATTCTGCTGGCGACATGGCAATACGAGTGTTGAACTGTCCCGGTCGCAGTTTGATGCACTCGTCCTCGGTCTGCCCTGGGAGCGCCTGGCAGACGGCGGTGTAATCCGGATCGTTTGA
- a CDS encoding IS66 family transposase — translation MSLPANLDQLSADELRQLVIRQAGLLAESDRELNWRQGKIDKLTHELAVHKRWRFGVKTEHWPVEQRQLFEETIDADLAAMEEELAQLSATPAKAKGQAKRQPLPASLPRTDIHHEPESTVCPCGCTMKRIGEDVSEKLDYTPGVFSVERHIRGKWVCGQCETLIQAPVPAHVIDKGIPTSGLLAQVLVAKYLDHLPLYRQEAMFGRAGLAIPQSTLAQWVGKCGVALQPLVDALKGEMLGHRVLHADETPVAMLDPGAGKTHRAYLWSYSIGAFEPTKAVIYDFAESRAGRHAQEFLGDWRGTLICDDYSGYKALLAKGLTEAGCMAHARRKFFDLHSQKQSLIAGEALEYFGKLYGVEREVVDLDADERRRIREAKAQPIANELHAWLTRQRQGVPNGSGTARAIDYSLKRWVALTHYLSDGQVPIDNNWIENQIRPIALGRKNWLFAGSLRAGKRAAAIMSLIQSAKLNGYDPLVYLKDVLTRLPTQPASRVGELLPHRWQPQTIA, via the coding sequence ATGTCCTTGCCCGCCAACCTTGATCAACTCAGTGCTGACGAACTTCGCCAATTGGTGATTCGTCAGGCAGGCTTGCTGGCCGAGAGTGATCGTGAACTGAACTGGCGGCAGGGCAAGATCGACAAATTGACGCATGAATTGGCCGTGCACAAGCGCTGGCGCTTCGGGGTCAAGACCGAGCACTGGCCGGTCGAGCAGCGGCAACTGTTCGAGGAAACCATTGATGCCGATCTGGCCGCGATGGAAGAAGAGCTGGCGCAACTTTCTGCAACACCAGCGAAGGCGAAAGGCCAAGCCAAGCGCCAGCCGTTGCCGGCAAGTCTGCCGCGTACCGACATTCATCACGAGCCGGAATCGACGGTCTGCCCTTGTGGCTGCACGATGAAACGGATCGGCGAAGATGTGTCGGAGAAGCTCGATTACACGCCCGGCGTCTTCAGCGTTGAGCGCCACATTCGCGGCAAGTGGGTCTGTGGGCAGTGCGAAACACTGATCCAGGCACCGGTCCCGGCACACGTCATCGACAAGGGCATTCCGACCAGCGGACTGCTCGCGCAGGTGCTGGTTGCCAAGTACCTCGATCACCTGCCCCTCTACCGCCAGGAAGCGATGTTCGGCCGGGCCGGACTGGCCATTCCGCAATCGACGCTGGCCCAATGGGTTGGGAAATGCGGCGTGGCCCTCCAGCCGCTGGTCGATGCCCTGAAGGGGGAGATGCTCGGGCATCGGGTGCTTCACGCCGATGAAACGCCAGTCGCTATGCTGGACCCGGGGGCCGGCAAGACACATCGGGCCTATCTCTGGTCATACAGCATCGGCGCCTTCGAGCCGACCAAAGCGGTGATCTATGACTTTGCCGAAAGTCGTGCTGGCAGGCATGCCCAGGAATTCCTGGGGGACTGGCGCGGCACGCTGATCTGTGACGATTACTCAGGCTACAAGGCCCTGCTGGCCAAGGGCCTCACCGAAGCGGGCTGCATGGCGCATGCCCGACGCAAGTTCTTCGATTTGCACAGCCAGAAGCAGAGCCTGATTGCAGGTGAAGCACTGGAGTATTTCGGCAAACTCTATGGGGTCGAGCGAGAGGTCGTTGACCTCGATGCCGATGAGCGACGACGAATCCGGGAAGCGAAAGCCCAACCGATTGCTAATGAGCTGCATGCCTGGCTGACCCGGCAACGGCAGGGGGTGCCCAATGGTTCAGGGACCGCCAGAGCCATCGACTACAGTCTGAAACGCTGGGTGGCGCTGACGCATTACCTGTCCGATGGTCAGGTGCCGATCGACAATAACTGGATCGAGAATCAGATTCGGCCTATCGCGCTTGGCCGCAAGAACTGGTTATTTGCCGGCAGCCTGCGTGCCGGCAAACGCGCCGCCGCGATCATGAGCCTGATCCAGTCCGCCAAACTGAATGGTTATGATCCGTTGGTCTATCTGAAAGATGTCCTGACGCGCCTGCCGACCCAACCAGCAAGCCGTGTCGGCGAACTACTGCCGCATCGCTGGCAGCCTCAAACTATCGCCTGA
- a CDS encoding DUF302 domain-containing protein — protein sequence MKLIKTLLTATFIAFASLANAADGLVSLKSPHSARETMDKFESLVKERGLTVFVRIDHAAGAAKIGKRLRPTEVLIFGNPQGGTPLMECAQTSGIDLPLKALVWEDAASQVWLGYNDPAFIAQRHAAGECPVVANLRKALGGLAEATVAK from the coding sequence ATGAAACTCATCAAGACATTGCTGACCGCTACCTTCATTGCCTTCGCGTCCCTGGCAAACGCGGCTGATGGCCTGGTTTCCCTGAAGAGTCCGCATAGTGCCCGGGAGACGATGGACAAGTTTGAAAGCCTGGTCAAAGAGCGCGGCCTGACTGTGTTTGTCCGTATCGATCATGCTGCAGGCGCGGCAAAAATTGGCAAGCGCCTGCGCCCGACTGAAGTGCTGATCTTCGGGAATCCGCAGGGGGGCACGCCGCTGATGGAATGCGCACAGACCAGCGGGATTGATCTGCCGCTCAAGGCACTGGTCTGGGAAGATGCTGCGTCCCAGGTCTGGCTGGGTTACAACGATCCGGCCTTTATCGCACAGCGGCACGCGGCAGGTGAATGCCCGGTGGTGGCCAATCTGCGCAAGGCGCTCGGTGGACTGGCCGAGGCTACCGTCGCCAAATAA
- the lolA gene encoding outer membrane lipoprotein chaperone LolA: protein MKFAQKFRLTAAVVLLPLLFPIAAHAGALDQLHEFLKSTRTLKADFSQAVIGRGGRKPQQSSGVVAISRPGKLRWEIQKPYPQLIVGDGEKIWIHDPELQQVTVRKAGQAIGGSPAALLSGNNDLEKNFTLKDAGESEGLVWVEAVPKVGDSGFESVRLGFAGNDLKAMELHDSFGQTTLIRFTKLERNPALPATLFKFTPPAGVDIVGE, encoded by the coding sequence ATGAAATTTGCCCAAAAATTCCGGTTGACCGCAGCAGTCGTGTTGCTACCGCTGCTTTTCCCCATCGCTGCCCATGCCGGCGCGCTTGATCAGTTGCACGAGTTCCTGAAAAGCACGCGCACCCTGAAGGCAGATTTTTCGCAGGCGGTGATCGGTAGAGGTGGTCGCAAGCCGCAACAATCGTCCGGCGTTGTCGCCATTTCAAGGCCCGGCAAATTGCGCTGGGAAATCCAGAAACCTTATCCGCAACTGATCGTCGGCGATGGCGAAAAAATCTGGATACATGACCCCGAGCTACAGCAGGTCACGGTTCGCAAAGCCGGGCAAGCCATTGGCGGCTCGCCGGCCGCGTTGCTCTCCGGTAATAACGATCTCGAAAAGAACTTTACCCTCAAGGACGCTGGCGAATCCGAAGGCCTCGTCTGGGTTGAGGCGGTGCCCAAGGTGGGTGACAGCGGATTCGAATCCGTTCGCCTCGGCTTTGCCGGCAACGACCTGAAGGCCATGGAACTGCATGACAGCTTCGGTCAAACCACGCTCATTCGTTTTACCAAGCTCGAACGCAATCCGGCCCTGCCGGCCACGCTCTTCAAATTCACCCCGCCGGCGGGTGTCGACATTGTCGGCGAGTAA
- a CDS encoding DNA translocase FtsK 4TM domain-containing protein translates to MVNRAAAPSPLPEKIGTLLQESRWLGVGAVALFLIMALWGFSKEDPGWSHAVGSASPQNPAGRAGAWIADLMLYLFGVSAWWWIVLLGMFVWWGFRKFNSPEAHRQHPLFIALAGFSVLLVASSALEALRFYSIKAALPLAPGGLLGVEAGRVLATQFGYTGSTLLLLAVMAAGWSVFSGMSWLWAFEQLGVVLERGLSFFYGRVDAWRDRQIGKEVAQQREVVVEEEKRRVELHEPIFIETPPPDVPVSKKAEARIEREKQVALFPEAIVGGRLPPLHLLDPAPPATETVSAETLEYTSRLIERKLADFGVQVKVLAAMPGPVITRYEIEPAVGVKGAQIVNLARDLARALAMVSIRVVETVPGKSCMALELPNPKRQMVKLSEIISSKPYNDMSSPLTVCLGKDIGGLPVVADLAKTPHLLVAGTTGSGKSVGVNAMILSMLYKAEPDQVRLIMVDPKMLELSIYEGIPHLLAPVVTDMKQAANALHWCVTEMEKRYKLMSAMGVRNIAGLNTKIRDAEKRGEHIPNPLSLTPETPEPLQTMPFIVVIIDELADLMMVVGKKVEEQIARLAQKARASGIHLVLATQRPSVDVITGLIKANIPTRLSFQVSSKIDSRTILDQMGAEALLGQGDMLYLAPGTGYPTRVHGAFVSDDEVHRVVEHLKATGAPEYIEDILTGAGGDDEEGGEAGEGSNDAESDPLYDQAVDIVLKNQRASISLVQRHLRIGYNRSARLIEAMEKAGLVSGMDGRGGREVIMKKPAE, encoded by the coding sequence ATGGTCAATCGGGCAGCGGCGCCAAGCCCGCTGCCGGAAAAAATCGGCACCTTGTTGCAGGAATCACGCTGGTTGGGGGTCGGGGCTGTTGCCTTGTTCCTGATCATGGCCTTGTGGGGGTTCAGCAAGGAAGATCCGGGCTGGTCGCACGCCGTCGGCTCAGCCTCCCCCCAGAATCCGGCTGGCCGGGCCGGTGCCTGGATTGCCGACCTGATGCTCTACCTCTTCGGCGTTTCGGCCTGGTGGTGGATCGTCCTGCTCGGCATGTTCGTCTGGTGGGGCTTCCGTAAATTCAATTCGCCCGAGGCGCATCGCCAGCATCCGCTGTTCATCGCACTGGCCGGGTTTTCAGTGCTGCTGGTTGCCAGTTCCGCGCTTGAGGCTTTGCGCTTTTATTCAATCAAGGCAGCCTTGCCGCTGGCGCCGGGTGGATTGCTCGGGGTTGAAGCCGGTCGCGTGCTGGCTACCCAGTTTGGCTACACTGGCTCGACCCTGCTGCTGCTGGCGGTGATGGCTGCCGGCTGGAGCGTTTTCTCCGGGATGTCGTGGCTGTGGGCCTTTGAGCAACTGGGCGTTGTGCTCGAGCGTGGGCTCAGCTTTTTCTACGGTCGCGTCGACGCCTGGCGCGACCGGCAGATCGGCAAGGAAGTCGCCCAGCAACGTGAAGTGGTCGTTGAGGAAGAAAAGCGGCGCGTTGAGCTGCATGAGCCGATCTTCATCGAAACGCCTCCGCCCGACGTGCCCGTTTCCAAGAAGGCCGAAGCGCGCATCGAGCGTGAAAAGCAGGTAGCCCTGTTCCCCGAGGCCATTGTTGGCGGCCGGTTGCCGCCGCTGCATTTGCTTGACCCGGCGCCACCAGCCACCGAAACGGTCAGCGCCGAGACGCTGGAATACACCTCACGCCTGATCGAGCGCAAGCTCGCCGACTTTGGCGTGCAGGTCAAGGTGCTTGCTGCCATGCCCGGGCCGGTCATTACCCGCTACGAAATCGAGCCGGCGGTCGGCGTCAAAGGCGCACAAATCGTCAATCTGGCGCGCGATCTGGCGCGCGCGCTGGCCATGGTGTCGATTCGCGTCGTCGAGACAGTGCCCGGCAAATCGTGCATGGCGCTCGAACTGCCAAATCCGAAGCGGCAGATGGTCAAGCTCTCCGAGATCATCTCCAGCAAACCGTACAACGACATGAGCAGCCCGCTGACCGTCTGCCTGGGCAAAGACATCGGCGGCCTGCCGGTGGTTGCCGACCTGGCCAAGACGCCGCACCTGCTGGTCGCCGGTACGACGGGTTCCGGCAAGTCGGTGGGCGTCAATGCGATGATTCTCTCCATGCTCTACAAGGCCGAGCCGGATCAGGTGCGCCTGATCATGGTTGATCCGAAAATGCTGGAACTCTCCATTTACGAAGGCATTCCACACCTGTTGGCACCGGTCGTCACCGACATGAAGCAGGCCGCCAACGCGCTGCACTGGTGTGTTACCGAAATGGAAAAGCGCTACAAGCTGATGTCGGCGATGGGCGTGCGCAATATCGCCGGCCTCAACACCAAGATTCGCGATGCCGAAAAGCGTGGCGAACACATCCCGAACCCGCTGTCCCTGACGCCGGAAACGCCCGAGCCGCTGCAGACTATGCCTTTCATCGTCGTCATCATCGACGAGCTGGCCGACCTGATGATGGTCGTCGGCAAAAAGGTTGAAGAGCAGATCGCCCGTCTCGCCCAGAAGGCGCGCGCTTCCGGCATTCACCTCGTACTGGCCACCCAGCGCCCGAGCGTCGATGTCATCACCGGCCTGATCAAGGCCAACATCCCGACGCGCTTGTCCTTCCAGGTTTCCAGCAAGATCGACTCGCGCACCATCCTCGACCAGATGGGCGCCGAAGCCTTGCTCGGCCAAGGTGACATGCTATACCTCGCACCCGGCACCGGCTACCCGACCCGTGTCCATGGTGCCTTCGTCTCCGATGACGAAGTGCATCGCGTTGTTGAACACCTCAAAGCCACGGGCGCGCCGGAGTACATTGAAGATATTCTCACCGGTGCTGGCGGTGACGACGAAGAAGGTGGCGAAGCCGGCGAGGGCAGCAACGATGCCGAGAGCGACCCGCTTTACGATCAGGCTGTCGACATCGTGCTCAAGAACCAGCGCGCCTCCATTTCACTGGTCCAGCGTCACCTGCGCATCGGCTACAACCGCTCGGCACGGCTGATTGAGGCCATGGAAAAAGCCGGGCTGGTGTCCGGCATGGATGGCCGTGGCGGTCGCGAAGTCATTATGAAAAAGCCGGCCGAGTAA
- a CDS encoding Crp/Fnr family transcriptional regulator, protein MSAAPCGLSLVVLRNVPLFSGLDEHELEKLSRVAGRKRVERGAFVVRAGDSTDSLYVLISGRAKVTNTDEEGREIILAWLGPSEFFGEMGMIDGSPRSANVVAAEPCELLFLDKDSLQRCLQDNFEVVQKLMKILVLRLREADRKIESLALLDVYGRVARLLLDMSEIVDGNRIVKKKMSKQDMAKMIGASREMVSKVMRDLELSGYIRYENDLLVIPGVA, encoded by the coding sequence ATGTCAGCTGCCCCTTGTGGATTAAGCCTTGTTGTCTTGCGCAATGTGCCGTTATTTTCCGGGTTGGATGAGCATGAGCTGGAAAAGCTCTCCAGAGTTGCCGGGCGCAAGCGTGTTGAACGTGGTGCATTTGTCGTGCGTGCCGGAGACAGTACCGATTCGCTGTATGTGCTGATCAGTGGGCGAGCGAAAGTTACCAATACCGATGAAGAAGGTCGGGAAATCATTCTGGCCTGGCTCGGACCCAGCGAGTTTTTTGGTGAAATGGGCATGATTGACGGTAGTCCGCGTTCGGCCAATGTGGTTGCTGCAGAACCCTGCGAGCTGCTCTTTCTCGACAAGGATTCGTTGCAGCGCTGCCTGCAGGACAATTTCGAGGTCGTTCAGAAACTGATGAAGATCCTCGTTTTGCGACTGCGCGAAGCCGACCGCAAGATCGAAAGCCTGGCCTTGCTCGATGTTTATGGCCGCGTCGCGCGCCTCCTGCTGGATATGTCGGAGATCGTGGACGGAAATCGTATTGTGAAGAAAAAGATGTCGAAGCAGGATATGGCGAAAATGATTGGTGCATCGCGCGAAATGGTCAGCAAAGTCATGCGCGATCTGGAATTGAGCGGTTACATTCGTTATGAGAATGACCTGCTGGTAATCCCCGGGGTCGCCTGA